A single Chryseobacterium sp. DNA region contains:
- a CDS encoding response regulator transcription factor — protein sequence MKVLIIEDNLRVSSLLKRGLESQEYQVYISEDAEDAIVLLNKITFDLAITDIMLPKMNGIELSKIIKQKYPDLPIIMLTALGTIDEKIEGFDAGADDYMVKPFEIRELYVRIKAILQRRSHKNKEVYLSHLEYDDLQVDKKFNRVFRSNKEIDLTPKEFKLLVFLMTNAERILTREEIAENVWGNHFDTGTNYIDVYIAYLRKKIDKDFNRKLIHTKPGVGFIFTSQL from the coding sequence ATGAAAGTTTTAATTATAGAAGATAATCTCCGGGTTTCAAGCCTTTTGAAAAGAGGGCTGGAAAGCCAGGAATATCAGGTTTATATTTCGGAAGATGCCGAAGATGCCATTGTTCTGCTGAATAAAATAACGTTTGATCTTGCCATTACCGATATCATGCTTCCTAAAATGAACGGCATAGAATTAAGTAAAATCATCAAGCAAAAATATCCGGACCTTCCCATCATTATGCTCACCGCCTTAGGAACGATTGATGAAAAAATTGAAGGATTTGATGCAGGAGCCGATGACTATATGGTAAAACCCTTTGAAATACGGGAACTCTACGTCAGGATAAAGGCTATTCTACAGCGGAGATCACACAAAAACAAAGAAGTATACTTAAGCCATCTTGAGTATGATGATCTGCAGGTCGATAAAAAATTTAACCGGGTGTTCCGAAGCAACAAAGAAATTGATCTGACCCCAAAAGAATTTAAACTCCTTGTTTTTCTGATGACCAATGCCGAAAGAATACTGACCCGGGAAGAAATCGCGGAGAATGTATGGGGAAATCATTTTGATACGGGAACCAACTATATTGATGTTTACATTGCTTATCTCCGGAAAAAAATTGATAAAGATTTTAACAGAAAACTGATTCATACCAAACCGGGTGTCGGATTTATTTTTACCTCACAATTATGA
- a CDS encoding Dabb family protein, which produces MERRKFLFRSLQASALLLISGNGLASALPMFNPAKKKKVYFHYLLFWLRKDLPEAEVKEFEKFFEGLQKLPYQKNLRYGRPADSTPRNVLDNTFTYNASMEFDSLEELEAYGKLPEHLALVQKYKPFFERMQVHDTVYN; this is translated from the coding sequence ATGGAAAGACGAAAATTTTTATTCCGGTCATTACAGGCTTCCGCCCTGCTTCTGATTTCAGGAAACGGGTTAGCCTCTGCCTTACCAATGTTTAACCCCGCAAAAAAGAAAAAAGTGTACTTTCATTATTTATTGTTCTGGCTTAGAAAAGATCTCCCGGAAGCTGAGGTTAAAGAATTTGAGAAGTTTTTTGAAGGCCTTCAAAAACTTCCTTATCAGAAAAACCTTCGTTATGGAAGGCCTGCAGATTCTACCCCGAGAAATGTTTTAGATAATACATTTACTTATAATGCTTCTATGGAGTTTGACAGTTTAGAAGAACTTGAAGCGTATGGAAAACTTCCTGAACACCTTGCCCTGGTCCAGAAATATAAACCATTCTTCGAAAGAATGCAGGTTCATGATACTGTTTACAATTAA
- a CDS encoding HAMP domain-containing sensor histidine kinase: MKIATRTALIYSILTAGILFLFAYVLYFVSEKNREDEFNDRLGYKVIWRSEFIFDAKISDEKIRELHQRNQKLLNEADISVYNSHKDLTFTDIPPLKSNEKYLDQIIKTNKNRIFWQQGDRQYIAIKFESNAEKYYIIGSAVDVTGKAHIAEFKKDIMIIYIISIVVIFIIGFLFSYYTLKPLKDIILQIRDISEHNLNKRLDIPKAKDEIYELTETFNSTFNRLEKSFNNHKQFVTTISHEFRTPLSTLIAELELAKELNVTLDDYKLSIDNALQDANDASELSSALLDFARASYDVSQISLVNVRLDEILAEAKLALLQKNADYKIGINYMDKDGDKDESNYDFHGNPYLLQVAFSNLMENACKYSGDKSAHIEIEAGHQSIKIHFADHGIGISEQDLSKIFDLFYRGLNKSYEKGNGIGLSIVKRIVEIHQGRLDVCSEVSKGSTFTIEFPSKK, encoded by the coding sequence ATGAAGATCGCTACCAGAACAGCTCTCATCTACTCCATTCTTACAGCAGGTATTCTCTTTTTATTTGCCTATGTCCTGTATTTTGTATCAGAGAAAAACAGAGAGGATGAGTTTAACGACCGTTTGGGGTATAAAGTGATCTGGAGGTCCGAATTTATTTTTGATGCGAAGATCAGTGACGAAAAGATCCGTGAACTTCACCAGCGTAATCAGAAGCTCCTGAATGAAGCTGATATCAGTGTTTACAACAGCCATAAAGATTTAACATTTACCGATATTCCGCCGCTGAAAAGCAATGAAAAATACCTGGATCAGATCATTAAAACCAATAAAAACAGAATTTTCTGGCAGCAGGGCGACCGCCAGTATATTGCGATTAAATTTGAATCCAATGCCGAGAAATACTATATCATAGGAAGCGCGGTAGATGTAACGGGAAAAGCCCATATTGCAGAGTTTAAGAAAGACATCATGATCATTTACATCATTTCTATCGTGGTCATTTTCATTATCGGCTTCCTTTTTTCCTATTATACATTAAAACCCTTAAAAGACATTATCCTTCAGATCCGTGATATTTCTGAGCATAATCTGAATAAAAGACTGGATATCCCTAAGGCTAAAGATGAGATTTATGAACTGACCGAAACCTTTAATTCCACGTTCAACAGGCTGGAAAAATCTTTTAATAACCATAAACAGTTTGTCACCACGATTTCCCACGAATTCCGCACCCCGCTTTCAACCTTGATTGCAGAACTGGAACTGGCCAAAGAGCTGAATGTAACCCTGGACGACTATAAACTCTCTATTGACAATGCATTGCAGGACGCCAATGACGCCTCGGAACTGTCTTCCGCCCTTTTAGATTTTGCCCGTGCCAGCTATGATGTTTCACAGATCAGTCTTGTCAACGTGCGTTTGGATGAAATTCTGGCAGAAGCCAAGCTGGCCCTGCTGCAAAAAAATGCAGACTATAAGATCGGGATCAATTATATGGATAAAGACGGAGATAAAGACGAAAGCAATTATGATTTTCACGGAAATCCTTATCTGCTGCAGGTTGCCTTCTCAAATCTGATGGAAAATGCATGCAAATATTCTGGAGATAAAAGCGCTCATATAGAAATTGAAGCCGGTCATCAAAGTATAAAAATTCACTTTGCAGACCATGGAATCGGCATTTCAGAGCAGGACCTGTCAAAAATTTTCGACCTGTTCTACCGCGGCCTTAATAAAAGCTACGAAAAAGGAAACGGCATTGGCCTTTCCATTGTAAAAAGGATCGTAGAAATTCACCAGGGAAGACTTGATGTCTGTTCTGAAGTGTCAAAAGGAAGTACATTTACTATAGAATTTCCTTCCAAAAAATAA